One segment of Triticum aestivum cultivar Chinese Spring chromosome 2A, IWGSC CS RefSeq v2.1, whole genome shotgun sequence DNA contains the following:
- the LOC123186897 gene encoding disease resistance protein RGA4, producing the protein MEVAVVGAVVGAVVTNLVSKLSAVIDKRFSEFGDLEDDIRYLKTELAIIAAKIDDQHKGQQPSVLQNISTADMRDLAFDIEDCLDQFLPCAACKRGAVSKGDLVDFAIQVGKLKKRLERAKQQRTDNGANGSQQAIDLADQLLAILAEPADQVGIEEPKQEILGLLGSEKLLVISIVGFGGSGKTQLARAVFDCDEAKEKFGARAWHTASEHKDGLELLLAILQKLFPKETLLSVSQMQSQVSRLQQRIRFEKTRCLIVVDDIEKHHWEAIKSFFSETRIIRILVTTTVQTVAKACTKDHGYIYNMRTLSVGDSKDLLKKWVGDFNRNSTDLEDGSAAIVRKCHGHPLALISVANYLLQQEQITGAVCQNTSRLLCTHMDENKHGDFTKLRQILVNNYINLPFHLKTCLLYTSLFPNDRPVSTKTLTSRWLAEGYIKRETERTYQESADEKLEQLMDRNIIRPVDTSNRGEKKTCKPHGIMHQFMLYKSISSNFVAPSLENRGNFRHIMMDNQRNRRETNMDHGAAGPAAHRPNQPKNFFRFLKPSKSTVSSEDLRPRSLTVFGSAEEAVYSDLINCKLLKVLDLKECNNLRDKHIKNIYKLLHLKYLTLGSSVRRLSDEIGNLHCLETLDLRKTKIETLPVEVISLPHLAHLFGKIKLNKLSRKKLDKLLSGECNLETLSGVVVERNSPFPELMERMKKLTKVKIWCVITSTDGNYTKLSDAIRKFAQAGMDTSQDARSLSLHLNGSSKDLVQLSTTSRQAGSAPLVFYLSSLKLHGRLSHFKEFAKALSGLRELCLTCTNLEGPVLLACLRELWCLVYLKLVEDRLDDLDINLDGDLASLQRLCIVVKQSKFPTIAQGALPGLVSLHMLCKDLVGLCDDIKVECFRDLREVALDSEVNQGTIELWENKAKEHPKRPKVLLLKRVEAADTWSAAKYVATDQRPSMLLVQGTP; encoded by the exons ATGGAGGTGGCGGTGGTGGGCGCCGTGGTGGGCGCCGTGGTGACCAACCTCGTGTCCAAGCTCTCGGCGGTGATAGACAAGAGATTCAGCGAGTTCGGTGACCTTGAAGACGACATCAGGTATCTGAAAACCGAGCTCGCCATTATTGCTGCTAAAATCGACGACCAGCACAAGGGGCAGCAGCCTAGTGTCTTGCAGAACATATCCACCGCAGACATGCGCGATTTGGCATTCGACATCGAGGATTGCCTCGACCAGTTCCTTCCCTGTGCCGCGTGCAAGCGAGGGGCCGTGTCAAAAGGCGACTTAGTGGACTTTGCCATTCAGGTTGGGAAACTCAAGAAGCGGCTGGAGAGGGCCAAGCAGCAGAGAACCGATAATGGTGCCAACGGCAGCCAGCAAGCCATCGACCTTGCTGACCAATTGCTTGCTATTCTAGCTGAGCCTGCAGATCAGGTGGGCATCGAGGAACCCAAGCAGGAGATCCTGGGTTTGCTCGGTAGTGAGAAGCTCCTGGTGATATCCATCGTCGGGTTTGGCGGCTCGGGCAAGACCCAACTCGCAAGGGCGGTGTTCGACTGCGATGAAGCCAAAGAGAAGTTCGGTGCCCGTGCCTGGCATACGGCATCGGAGCACAAAGATGGGCTTGAGCTCTTGCTCGCGATACTGCAGAAACTTTTTCCAAAAGAAACTCTACTATCCGTGTCACAAATGCAAAGTCAAGTCTCGAGGTTGCAACAACGTATCAGATTTGAAAAGACCAG GTGTTTAATTGTAGTTGATGATATCGAGAAGCATCATTGGGAAGCAATAAAGAGTTTCTTTTCTGAGACAAGGATAATCAGAATACTAGTGACCACAACTGTGCAGACAGTAGCCAAAGCATGCACCAAAGATCACGGTTATATTTACAATATGAGAACTCTTAGTGTAGGAGACTCTAAGGATTTACTAAAGAAGTGGGTTGGTGATTTCAATAGAAATTCAACTGACTTGGAGGATGGTTCAGCTGCAATTGTTCGCAAATGCCATGGCCATCCACTAGCTCTCATCAGTGTGGCCAACTATTTGTTACAACAAGAGCAGATTACAGGAGCAGTCTGCCAAAATACCAGCAGGCTCCTATGTACTCATATGGACGAGAACAAGCATGGAGACTTCACAAAACTTCGACAGATTCTGGTGAATAATTATATCAATTTGCCTTTCCATCTCAAGACATGTTTGCTGTACACAAGTTTATTCCCAAATGATCGTCCTGTCAGCACGAAAACTCTTACCAGCCGATGGTTAGCCGAAGGATACATAAAGCGTGAGACTGAACGCACTTACCAGGAGTCTGCCGATGAAAAGTTGGAGCAACTGATGGACAGGAATATCATTCGGCCGGTCGATACAAGCAACCGTGGAGAAAAGAAGACATGCAAACCTCACGGTATCATGCACCAGTTCATGCTGTATAAGTCCATCTCTTCGAATTTTGTTGCCCCATCCCTTGAGAACCGAGGCAATTTTCGTCACATCATGATGGATAACCAAAGAAATAGAAGAGAAACCAACATGGATCATGGTGCCGCCGGTCCAGCTGCACATCGCCCCAACCAACCAAAAAACTTCTTTAGGTTCTTGAAACCATCTAAGAGTACAGTATCCAGTGAGGACCTGCGTCCCCGGTCTCTAACAGTCTTTGGAAGTGCAGAAGAAGCTGTTTATTCGGATTTGATCAACTGTAAGCTGCTGAAAGTGTTGGATCTAAAAGAGTGCAATAATTTGCGGGACAAACATATCAAGAACATATACAAGCTGTTGCATCTCAAATATCTGACCCTCGGGAGCTCTGTTAGGAGACTTTCAGATGAAATAGGAAATCTACATTGTTTGGAGACACTCGACTTGAGGAAGACCAAGATAGAAACACTACCTGTGGAAGTCATCAGTCTGCCCCACCTAGCACACCTGTTCGGAAAGATTAAGCTTAACAAGTTGAGTAGAAAGAAGCTTGACAAGTTACTGTCAGGAGAATGCAACTTGGAGACTCTATCAGGAGTTGTTGTGGAAAGGAACTCCCCATTCCCTGAATTGATGGAACGTATGAAAAAACTGACAAAGGTGAAGATATGGTGCGTGATTACCAGCACAGATGGGAATTACACCAAACTCTCAGATGCCATTCGCAAGTTTGCTCAGGCTGGCATGGATACTTCACAAGACGCCCGTTCTCTATCACTTCATCTTAATGGTTCTTCCAAAGATCTAGTTCAGCTCAGCACGACATCAAGACAGGCTGGGTCAGCTCCCCTGGTTTTTTATCTTAGCTCACTGAAACTGCACGGCAGGCTGAGTCACTTCAAAGAGTTTGCTAAGGCCCTGTCTGGTCTCAGGGAATTGTGCCTTACATGTACTAATCTGGAGGGGCCTGTTCTTCTAGCATGTCTACGTGAGCTATGGTGCCTGGTTTATCTCAAACTGGTTGAAGACCGTCTTGATGATTTAGACATAAACCTTGATGGTGATCTCGCAAGCCTGCAACGCCTATGCATTGTGGTGAAACAATCCAAATTCCCCACAATTGCACAAGGAGCTTTGCCAGGTCTCGTTTCACTTCACATGCTCTGCAAAGATCTAGTGGGTCTTTGTGATGACATCAAAGTGGAATGTTTCAGAGATCTTCGTGAAGTCGCTCTGGACTCTGAGGTCAATCAAGGAACCATTGAACTCTGGGAAAATAAAGCTAAGGAGCACCCTAAGAGGCCAAAGGTTCTGTTGCTCAAAAGGGTTGAGGCAGCCGACACCTGGTCTGCGGCGAAATATGTTGCCACTGATCAGAGACCCTCCATGCTTCTGGTGCAGGGGACGCCGTGA